The Cydia splendana chromosome 7, ilCydSple1.2, whole genome shotgun sequence genome contains the following window.
GAAATAAAGTTAAGAAACAAACAGTTTACAGCCGGCGAATTAAAAGCCTTTATTCATTCTTTACAAATTACAGTTACTTACAATAAAAGGTTTTTTGTAGAAACCCCTCTGGCCTCTTCGAATGAAGGCATCTTCCAGATTCAGCCAATCTTGACTGATTGAAGCCACAATTACTAAAATGTGTCAATTaaactatgtacctacatagattCAGGGTTCAGGGCTTTATTACAAAATCCAATgaagaaatattttttgtacagGTGTTTCAGGTAAGTACTTTAGAAACTATGTAGGTATCTAGTCCCGAAAAACACGAGTCTCTATAAAAGTAAATgaataaacaaatattatagGTCAATTTTACATAATAAAGTCACTAAGGCAGGCTTGTGTTGTGtttactagacgacgatatatatgtatataatatttagttatatataaatacttatataaaaaacatccataactcaggaactcCACTCTACAAAtaatagggtaattgcgtcagtttattgtccggtgtcagtttccgtccacttgacggattagcaaataatacatttcatttataaatgaaatgtattatttgcaaatctaaatataatttttatgtaggtagataaattgtttagatattaaggataaaggaataagtccaaatttgtgcagcaattaAGGTTTATAtacaaatttcgtcaagtggacggaaactgacactggACGAAAACTAACGCAATGACCCTATTACCGGGACGAAAGATACAGCAGCAGGAAAGACGTTACCTACAGAAGTTGAACTTCAGACTGAATTTCGCACGACTCTACTAAGTAACTAGGTATTTGAGTAGGCTACCGCAGCTTAAAAGGCGAGACAAtctaaaataagtaggtacgtaataCATAGTGATGATATAAAAATCTACtaatataattacttatttatttacaataagtttttggcaaaaaaatcatttttggtacaagcttttatcgctgactgtacttttcttacgacaaaactaatactcatcgagacaattctaaaaacccctattaacacaattaggttgcgttgtttcatcacagagtttccatggccacctcctgtctccatcatcagatcagttcgacagtaccatattattgtattgtcatcagaactacatacagctgccaattttcatgacgctacgatccttggaagacgGTTAAATTGGTtacttagattccattacataatagttacatacaggtcgacctaataaaagcttgttaaaaatggTTCGTTGAATTTAGCAATTAACGTAAAACATTACTTTAAGGGAAAGTTGCCATTCAGCAAAACCCATTCACATGGCAAATTGTCTGTTCCGATTTTATGACACCAAGGACGCACTACTATAAAAAGTCATTGGTGTTGTGTAAGAAACGTGCTTTATTGAAAAGTGCACGAAACGCGCTTATCGACGGATTTATGTTAAGGTCCGAATATCGCTAAACGAGATCACGCTTGGCGCGTGCCGACCTTACTATACAATATGTAATAGAGTAAAGACCAGACCACACCGCATGCGTATTGCAGCACGGCATGTGGCTCCCTGCGTAGTACTTACCTATACCTACgagtatgtacagtcgccatcagatatatcggagctgccaaggtgctcacagatatctgaacacgcctctattgtcaaggcgttagaatgggtgttcagatattagggttccgtacttcaaaaggaaaaaacgaaacccataggatcactcgtgggtTTGTCTGtatgtccgaccattcccccccaccctttatctccgaaactactgagtctaaaattttgaaaaaaatacacaataatatagttataataaaataataggcCTTTATCATCTatgtcagatgttttaagcagcatccCAGTTACGACACTTGCGTTCGTGGCTGTACCTAAAGCCCTATATGAGAGAGGATCCCTCGGCCACACACGCAGCAGGTGTATGCTCCCCCAGGTGGGCGAGGGTTGGAGGCCTGCTTGTGCTGGCGCCTCATGCGTTTTTCTTTTAATGAGGAAAACCAGGCATCGTCGTGCTTGGATTGACCATCGTGAATAGCACGACGCCACATGGGTCGGTCTTCAGCCAGTTTCTGCCATTGGTTGcatctttacctatagatgacaggaaaaccttagaaatgtgcagtcaagcgtgagtcggacttaatttcttagtttttgatccgacccctacgggttttatAAGACATTTCATTTacattccacataaaaaaatacattgttaaaaattgagtaatgtacggaacccttggaacgcgagtccgatcgactcgcacttgacccgCTTTTTTAAAACAGTACACAAATGGTAATTACCTCGActaaagcagcgattgcttttagttgcTGAAACATGCCTAATATTTAGAAGTCTGCAAcgtttttgatagcacacgcagtgcaagtgttattttatacgtcataatttcatagaaggttgACGCTtcaaataatacttgcactgagtgtgctatcaaaatcgttgcagaattttcttggtctaactctaccattTTATTTGTGCATCAAGAGAGCAAAGTTTTTTTCGTTTGAATATACCTCGAGTGGTAAGTAATTTAAAGTCACGAACAAGCGAAAGTTTCTATAATACAATCGTGAGCGTAGTGAGTGTCTAAGCTACCCCTCTGCAGACTTTACTACCACTAGGCCACTACCTATTTGAGTTagtttggtctgactctaggaaCCTTTGACCTCGGGTtgagaatatatatatataattaataggAGAAAGAAAGGGAATGACCCCCGTTCTTGACTTAGTCATGACTTGCCCAACAGGTCTCCATCGCCATGCAGCGGGGTACCGCTGCATATAGTGTGATGGGGTCCTTTGGACCCGCGGCATGGCTCAGAACGGGTTATAGTTTCTTAAGATTTATAGGTAGTTTTTTTTCTAGTAGATataatatagctggtcaagcaaaccttgtcagtaaaaaaaggcgcgaaattcaaaatctATATGGGACGAtattccttcgcgcctacatttttcaaatttgccgcctttttctactgacaagatctgcttgaccaagtatatattgtaattaaatgatgaaataaaaaaaataggaaaagatacaatataatattatactctGGCACAGCGACCCTGTCAAtagaaaaggcggcaaatttaataaatgtaggcgcgaagagttGACTAGgacatttgaatttcgagcttttttttactgacaagttgGGTGTGTTTCAGTATAATAGCTGTAACACTTTACCGCACCGCACCAGTCCAAGTTCACGGTGCGAACAAcgactaagggtggtattccacctgtccaatttttttgtccaatggcattgcgtctcactctctcattaggCAAAATGTGAaatgcaatacacattggacaggcgGAATATTTACCACCCTAGCTAAAAATTAAGATGGTAAGGTACTGCGCCAGAGATGGCGCTGTATGGGCAGGATCGTTCAAactttcaaaaaatattttaagttcGAAATAAAAGCTATATTTAAGTCCAATTTTTTTGTCCAAtggcattgcgtctcactctctcattaggCAAAATGTGAaatgcaatacacattggacaggcgGAATATTTACCACCCTAGCTAAAAATTAAGATGGTAAGGTACTGCGCCAGAGATGGCGCTGTATGGGCAGGATCGTTCAAactttcaaaaaatattttaagttcGAAATAAAAGCTATATTTAAGTCCAATTTTTTTGTCCAAtggcattgcgtctcactctctcattaggCAAAATGTGAaatgcaatacacattggacaggcgGAATATTTACCACCCTAGCTAAAAATTAAGATGGTAAGGTACTGCGCCAGAGATGGCGCTGTATGGGCAGGATCGTTCAAactttcaaaaaatattttaagttcGAAATAAAAgctatatttaagtgtaattcTTTCAATATACAGAATAAAATTGATTACAGAAATTAAATTTAACATGATGTAATGCGAGTAGAAATAGAAATTGGACTTATCATTACTTGTGATTGTCAATGTCAAATATGACAGCTGTTTGTTTATATATTTCATTTCAGCTTGCATTCTTTCAGATATTGAATTGAAACCAGGAATATGAAAGTGCGCGTGCGTGTGAGAAATTCACTGGCGCAAATAacttaattatgtatttttgaaACCAATCGATACAACTAACATGTTTTATTAGTGCTAGTAATTTAAGATACATGGTTCTTCAAAATGGCAAACGTTTTGGAAGCCCTAATTTATGCATCCGAACGAGCCGCTTGTATTGCAAGATATTGTGCAGCTAGCTTAAGTGACGAGAACCTCGTTGTTACTGAGAAATCTGGAGACGAAGCTAACAGCCGTTTTGAGCATGATTTCAAGACCATTGCTGATGTTTTAGCTCAAGAAGCTGCTAAAGTAGAGATAGGCCACCACTGCCAAAACCTTGCAAGTAGTGTTTGGGGTGAAGAGTGTGGAGAAATCAACGGTCACCCTATCAAACTCGGAGACAATATTGATAAAACAGCTCTTCTATTAAGCCAAATTGTGCCAAAGGAGCAAGCCCTTAAACTTGCGGAAGGCTGTCATTGTGAATTAAATCCAAAATTATTTGGTGAATTACCATATGATCTTCCTGCTATAGATGATGCTACATTAGGAGTTTGGATAGATCccataggtatgtatatatttaattcattatACCAGGTTGCCGAGTTAAATTCTGAAGTTGTTCCATCTTCAATAGCACCTGCTGCATATTACCATTAAATATATAGACTCCCAGTCACTACTTAAAATAAGGAGAATCAATAAACATTACACCAATATAAGAGAAGACATTTTAAAATGCATGCGGCTCTTTGGAGGCACAATAATTGTGGCTCTTTACTCTTGAAGTCCACCAATAAAATCACATTTAGTTTCTTAgaccactgaaaaaaaaatttggctctTTTGAGATTCCTAAAACTGATTTCTACTGCAGTTGACTCATATTAAAAGTTTACTGACCCCTGACCGAGTTCTAAACTTTTCAGTCATACATTTATTTTGCTATTAAATCTTTTCCATTTGTTATAGATGCCACAGCGGAATTCATAGCCGGAGTGAAGAACAAACACACAGCAGACAGTGAATCAGGGCTATCTTGTGTCACAGTCCTAATAGGGGCATTTGTGAAGTCCACGGGGGAGCCTGTGATGGGGGTTGTCAACCAACCATTCTACGATAAGTATGTAAATTACATAGACAAGATAACAGCCATTCcccaaaattatatttttttaattttagttagaATAATgagctttttaatttttaattgaaatagaaAAGGGTTTTTATCTGTGACTTACTGAATAATTCTGGATATTGTATATAGATAGATtgactctttattgcacacctcagtGGGGTATacttatatgtaatatattgTGTCAATTATTTAATGTGTTTGATTTGATGCTTAAAGGTCTAAAACTAGATGGAGTTTACTTATCTtactaattttataatttttctttGCAGTGGTAATGGGCGTATATTATGGGGTGCAAGCTACAGTGACTATGGCAGGATGGGAGGATGTGAAACACCAAGCTCACACAATGACAACACTGTGCTTGTTAGCAGCGCTGAATCACCCGAGCTAGTGGAGAGATTCAGGTCGAGCGGGTGGGAGGTTAAACCAGCAAAGGGATGTGGTCATAAACTTCTAAAAGTTGCCTTGGGTGTGTTTTTGTGATTTTTAATTTGCATGGACAGTTTTCTCCCTTTTCATATATTTCGACTTAATGGACTTAAAATTAATGTCCGACTGAAACAGAAGGTTCAGTTTTGACTATTTTGAAACTTTGGTCATATAGTACTTAAAATCAAATagctacatacctacttaagtaaCTTTTACAATATTCCCATTTGTTCTATGGTCATTAGAAAACCAAATAGAAGTCTTAGAGAAGAAAGGTTCAGAAAGTTATGTGGAATTTTCTCAAGTTTTAAAGTATCTTTTCAATGTAATAATAGTTCTTATGTGTTTTCTAGGTGAAGCTGCTGCATATTTTGTGACAAAAGGAACAACATTCTATTGGGATACCTGTGCCCCACATGCTGTCATTAAAGCAAGTGGTGGGGACATACTCTCCTGTGCGACTCTAACACCTGTTACTTATATGACTAACACAGAAAACGAGAAGGCCCACTGCAACTCTGATGGTATAATTGCTTACAGTCAACAAAAAGTTCTGTATGGCATCAAATTAGTATTTAACAAAACTTAGGGTGAGAAACTTAACATAAAAAGAATGCCTTATGAGACATCTGTCTTTCCAATATTTAATCAGAGAATATATTCTTAAGAAATAAGGTGAATAATGTAAGGAAATAATGTTGTTAAATTCATTGTTAAACTTATGTAatcttttattaacattgatctCTTGTTATAGTATTTTCTCGGAGTATTTTAGATGTTTTGTGTTGTGTGAATGAAAGTGAAATTCTTTAAATTCGTTTTAGAAGATTATATTAATCTAGTCACTGGAATCAGAACTTCTACttcttttctttttcttctttttgctctttttgactttttcctttttttccttGACTGGTTCCTGCAAGTAAATGTTATGGTAAATATTCAATGTTAATGTGTTATCCTATTACAAGCACAGAGCTGcattttagtagaaaataggtggtggtactggtaaTATCTGAAATATTAATTAGGATGTTCAGTTAGGAGAGGGGTTTCTTGTATCAGTGCTGTCAACCTTTTGACTGCCACAGTCGGCTGTGGCCGTCATCGGAAAGTTTTGCCACAGACGCTAATGACAGCCACAGCCGTCAGCTTCGCCAATGCAATAGGGTCTTACGCGGGACTCCGTAAAGTTAAATTTTGCTTAAATAATCACGTTTGCCTGGAGTCTGGGGCACAGCGTATTCCTTCGCCATCTAGCTTTCAAAAGgttaatacagtgaaacctggttaagtgggacctggataagtgagaaacctctatagctgggactcatggtgcggtcccgacactttagcactgaattacctctgttagtgagataaaatgaacctctataactgggattagttgttgtgattttatggtcacatttacctctataattgagacagagagtgtattttacctcttttactgagactatatgtgacgttccacgggaaaaggtaccttatgagggtttctagtttcggagatattaaatgttttgtaaagaggtgaaaaaatgctcaatttttttttattgtgtgatctgaaaccttaatgcgtaacgtttgtttacctgtttttatttttgttataagttagttataagcctagtaatgtcgtctcagagtttagtagaaaaggtaccttatggaaaaaagattgaaaattcccaaaaaaactagccaatacgggaaaagaagtttggtagagaactgtattagcattctgcaaaactaatttgataatttcagttctggttggggtgcctcgcaaatattataaccgtacatagaccgacatcacaaatccaagtagactgctattataccaaagttactctcgtcaagtctttcttaactagaataaacttcatttggtttggtcgcatgcagtaaatcagccattggtttgctgaaaaatgccaatacccgacgcattaccttatggaatatctgaggtcattgaacctcaatgccgcttatcttcaatagcaaccgaaatatattattgataagaaatagacgatttataccatcttaacctcAAAATAtgattagtttatcctaactgttccatcatcatcatgcctcatcatgtaacttgaccacaaggtaccttttcattacatacaaattattggtcttttttaagattattatgacgaagaactaattaaattgggggcagtttaatgtaaattaatattttctattcataaaagataaactgtaatatgattgatattttgtagtgatgtattattagatttatttccataaggtaccttttcgtaaatgtatggagcaaatactgttattgttatgtaagtttaaagtggcataaggggttagatatagtatttagttggggttttaggatttatttcatttgaatgacagaatttctttcatatgtgctcagaaaaattgattgtgtgtcacattaaaagtaaaaatattcaattttgtgattttatatgaaaaagtcagaaaatacattttcacctctaaatcggtattgtttattacttaaactgtctgtcagtgtcgttttctaatagataaaatttaaatcttgagagctcattgcaatcaatcgtgaaaatgaaataaaactttattttcaagagattggttagtatacacataaatcagtcgatatcaaaagtttctatttgcattacagaacaagtcgcaatatttttttaatctcagatatataaggtattattatttgtagtcaactatgtaacttacttcaggaacatagttttttaggcggctaaacttaaaacttctctatcgtaaagttgctcatttcacaacattattttcaaaaaatcatatctctgtaactacgcaacctagaaggttgatcttttgtgttatcgatagcttatttattgtagattactggggtatgcataactccatacccgccataaggtacctttgaccgtgggacgtcacatatttataagattacattttcctaattgtttttttagaattttatacgaattacctctgtatctgagctaacgtcaatctatgacctctctaacttggactttatcgatctatttccgtattcttactaactcttagtctatccacaaattccgcatttgcttaattgtgtctaaacaacattaagtttcatttagttactttatgcagttaaaactatcgaaacgaaagctgaaatcttgataagtaacaagaataaacaaatttttatttaataaaattctaaGTCGCAATTAAGTCCgtgtcaaatttaattgaaaaaatctatcctttggattatcattaaaaattaattcaaagaaatatttaaacagacttaaaaaatatttagggacaaagattattttacctaaacacttaaagataattacaaaaaaccttattaaccacctctataactgagatatatcctctattctcacctctattaatgggaccctctgtaaatgagacagaaatgtatttgtacctggctaactgagagcctgggtaagtggaatacctctttaagtgagacaaatctgcttgtcccttgaagtctcacttatccaggtttcactgtaaatatgtatatctatttataatgtaaaaatatcataaatGAAATACATGTTAAAGCATTACTTGTTTTATTGTGACTGGTTCAGCTTTTGGTACAACAGGAGCGCACCCCTCATGTCGCAGGGCTGCTGTCACCTCATCAACCTTACTCATGTCAGCATTTGGTGCTCGGTATGACTCACAGTGATCTACTCTCACAGTGCGACCCAAGATCTAAAACATCAATATTGATTATTAATAAGGTACTAGGAATTTTTGACATCACAGACAAGGCATGTTATTTAGTTTGTCATTTTTCCTGTCCTCTGCAGGATGAGACCCTGCAGAGGGTCTAAATTCAAGGAGGTAGCCCCAGTGTTTTTCAACATGAAGGTCGCAACCCCCTTTAAGCCTCTACCAGCTGTAAACCAATACATAAGCAAAACAAAATTACGTACTAACTTATTGTTTTACATAACATTATGAAACAATTGCTTTACATAACATTATGAACCAGGTTGAAAAACACAACCTTAAGTTTTCTTTGCACTATGTTTAAGAGGATTTCCTTTGAGACCTGTTAAATAAGGTGCACAATTGTCTCAAACCATTTAATACCCTTTCAGTAGTTATTCTTTAAAAAAGTGAC
Protein-coding sequences here:
- the LOC134792067 gene encoding inositol polyphosphate 1-phosphatase, translating into MANVLEALIYASERAACIARYCAASLSDENLVVTEKSGDEANSRFEHDFKTIADVLAQEAAKVEIGHHCQNLASSVWGEECGEINGHPIKLGDNIDKTALLLSQIVPKEQALKLAEGCHCELNPKLFGELPYDLPAIDDATLGVWIDPIDATAEFIAGVKNKHTADSESGLSCVTVLIGAFVKSTGEPVMGVVNQPFYDNGNGRILWGASYSDYGRMGGCETPSSHNDNTVLVSSAESPELVERFRSSGWEVKPAKGCGHKLLKVALGEAAAYFVTKGTTFYWDTCAPHAVIKASGGDILSCATLTPVTYMTNTENEKAHCNSDGIIAYSQQKVLYGIKLVFNKT